From a single Myotis daubentonii chromosome 5, mMyoDau2.1, whole genome shotgun sequence genomic region:
- the XAB2 gene encoding pre-mRNA-splicing factor SYF1: MVVMARLSRQERPDLVFDEEDLPYEEEIMRNQFSVKCWLRYIEFKQGAPKPRLNQLYERALKLLPCSYKLWYRYLKARRAQVKHRCVTDPAYEDVNNCHERAFVFMHKMPRLWLDYCQFLVDQGRITHTRRTFDRALRALPITQHSRIWPLYLRFLRSHPLPETAVRGYRRFLKLSPESAEEYIEYLKSSDRLDEAAQRLATVVNDERFVSKAGKSNYQLWHELCDLISQNPDKVQSLNVDAIIRGGLTRFTDQLGKLWCSLADYYIRSGHFEKARDVYEEAIRTVMTVRDFTQVFDSYAQFEESMIAAKMETTSELGREEEDDVDLELRLARFEQLISRRPLLLNSVLLRQNPHHVHEWHKRVALHQGRPREIINTYTEAVQTVDPFKATGKPHTLWVAFAKFYEDNGQLDDARIILEKATKVSFKQVDDLASVWCECGELELRHENYDQALRLLRKATALPARRAEYFDGSEPVQNRVYKSLKVWSMLADLEESLGTFQSTKAVYDRILDLRIATPQIVINYAMFLEEHKYFEESFKAYERGISLFKWPNVSDIWSTYLTKFIARYGGRKLERARDLFEQALDGCPPKYAKTLYLLYAQLEEEWGLARHAMAVYERATQAVEPAQQYEMFNIYIKRAAEIYGVTHTRGIYQKAIEVLSDEHAREMCLRFADMECKLGEIDRARAIYSFCSQICDPRTTGAFWQTWKDFEVRHGNEDTIREMLRIRRSVQATYNTQVNFMASQMLKVSGSATGTVSDLAPGQSGMDDMKLLEQRAEQLAAEAEHDQPPRAQSKILFVRSDASREELAELAQQANPEEIELGEDEDEDEMDLEPNEVRLEQQSVPAAVFGSLKED; encoded by the exons GATGAAGAAGACCTCCCCTATGAGGAGGAAATTATGCGGAACCAGTTTTCTGTCAAATGCTGGCTCCGCTACATTGAGTTCAAGCAGGGGGCCCCGAAGCCCCGGCTCAATCAGTTGTACGAGCGCGCGCTGAAGCTGCTGCCCTGCAG CTACAAACTCTGGTACCGCTACCTGAAGGCACGCCGGGCCCAGGTGAAGCATCGCTGTGTGACTGATCCTGCCTATGAAGATGTCAACAACTGCCACGAGAGGGCCTTCGTTTTCATGCACAAG ATGCCACGTCTATGGCTAGATTATTGTCAGTTCTTGGTGGACCAGGGCCGTATCACTCACACACGCCGCACTTTCGACCGTGCCCTCCGGGCGCTGCCTATCACACAGCACTCTCGTATTTGGCCTCTGTACTTGCGCTTCCTGCGCTCACACCCGCTACCTGAGACAGCCGTGCGGGGCTACCGGCGCTTCCTCAAG CTGAGCCCTGAGAGCGCAGAGGAATACATCGAGTACCTCAAGTCAAGTGACCGGCTGGACGAGGCTGCACAGCGCCTGGCCACCGTGGTGAATGATGAGCGCTTCGTTTCCAAGGCTGGCAAGTCCAACTACCAG CTGTGGCACGAGCTCTGTGACCTCATCTCCCAGAACCCGGACAAGGTGCAGTCGCTCAACGTGGACGCCATCATCCGAGGGGGCCTTACCCGCTTCACAGACCAGCTGGGCAAGCTCTGGTGTTCACTGGCCGACTACTACATCCGCAGTGGCCATTTTGAGAAG GCTCGGGACGTGTACGAGGAGGCCATCCGGACTGTGATGACCGTGCGGGACTTCACCCAGGTGTTTGACAGCTATGCCCAGTTCGAGGAGAGCATGATTGCAGCAAAGATGGAGACCACCTCGGAGCTGGGGCGGGAAGAAGAGG ATGACGTGGACTTGGAACTGCGCCTGGCCCGCTTTGAGCAGCTGATCAGTCGGCGGCCCCTGCTCCTCAACAGCGTCTTGCTGCGCCAGAACCCGCACCATGTCCATGAGTGGCACAAGCGTGTGGCCCTGCACCAGGGCCGCCCCCGGGAG ATCATCAACACGTACACGGAGGCTGTGCAGACAGTGGACCCCTTCAAGGCCACGGGCAAACCCCATACGCTGTGGGTTGCATTTGCCAAGTTTTATGAGGACAACGGGCAGCTGGATGAT GCCCGCATCATCCTGGAGAAGGCCACCAAGGTGAGCTTCAAGCAGGTGGATGACCTGGCCAGCGTGTGGTGCGAGTGTGGGGAGCTGGAGCTCCGGCATGAGAACTACGACCAGGCCTTGCGGCTGCTGCGG AAGGCAACAGCACTGCCCGCCCGCCGGGCTGAGTATTTTGATGGCTCGGAGCCTGTGCAGAACCGTGTGTACAAATCGTTAAAGGTGTGGTCCATGCTTGCCGACTTGGAGGAAAGCCTTGGCACCTTTCAG tcTACCAAGGCTGTGTATGACCGTATTCTGGACCTGCGCATCGCTACCCCCCAGATCGTCATCAACTACGCCATGTTCCTGGAGGAGCACAAGTACTTCGAGGAGAGCTTCAAG GCGTATGAGCGTGGCATCTCGCTGTTCAAGTGGCCCAATGTGTCTGACATCTGGAGCACCTATCTGACCAAATTCATCGCCCGCTATGGGGGCCGCAAGCTGGAGCGGGCTCGGGACCTCTTTGAGCAGGCGCTGGATGGTTGCCCCCCCAAATATGCAAAGA CCCTGTACCTGCTGTACGCACAGCTGGAGGAGGAGTGGGGCCTGGCCCGGCACGCAATGGCCGTGTACGAGCGCGCCACCCAGGCCGTGGAGCCCGCCCAGCAGTACGAGATGTTCAACATCTACATCAAGCGGGCAGCGGAGATCTATGGAGTCACCCACACCCGTGGCATCTACCAGAAGGCCATTGAG GTGCTGTCGGACGAGCACGCCCGGGAGATGTGCCTGCGGTTTGCGGACATGGAGTGTAAGCTTGGAGAGATTGACCGCGCCCGGGCCATCTACAGCTTCTGctcccagatctgtgaccctcgG acAACTGGGGCCTTCTGGCAAACATGGAAGGACTTCGAGGTACGGCATGGCAACGAGGACACCATCCGGGAGATGCTGCGTATCCGCCGAAGCGTGCAGGCCACTTACAACACACAGGTCAACTTCATGGCCTCGCAGATGCTCAAGGTGTCGGGCAGTGCTACAGGCACTG TGTCCGACCTTGCCCCCGGGCAGAGTGGCATGGATGACATGAAGCTACTAGAGCAGCGGGCAGAGCAGCTGGCAGCCGAGGCTGAGCACGACCAGCCCCCACGGGCCCAGAGCAAGATCCTGTTCGTGAG GAGCGATGCATCCCGGGAGGAACTGGCTGAGCTAGCGCAACAGGCCAACCCGGAGGAGATCGAGCTGGgcgaggacgaggacgaggatGAGATGGACCTGGAGCCCAATG AGGTGCGGCTGGAGCAGCAGAGTGTGCCGGCTGCTGTGTTTGGGAGCCTGAAGGAGGACTGA